One segment of Stappia sp. 28M-7 DNA contains the following:
- a CDS encoding ABC transporter ATP-binding protein, giving the protein MTDGTVPPPIVSLSGVHLSLGHDAGRVHILKGVDLDIAAGRRVGIIGPSGSGKSTLLMVMAGLERADKGSVTVGGSELTGMSEDQLARFRGGSVGIVFQSFHLIPNMTALENVAVPLELAGVPRAFEAAREELAAVGLAERTSHYPSQMSGGEQQRVAIARALVTRPPLLLADEPTGNLDETTGAQIVDLMFSATRDRGMTLVMVTHDAALARRCDETIRVRSGRIETLEPVFAGEA; this is encoded by the coding sequence ATGACCGACGGAACAGTCCCGCCCCCCATCGTTTCCCTGTCCGGCGTCCATCTCAGCCTTGGCCACGATGCCGGCCGCGTGCACATCCTCAAGGGTGTGGACCTCGACATCGCCGCCGGCCGCCGGGTCGGCATCATCGGGCCGTCCGGCTCCGGCAAGTCGACCCTTCTCATGGTGATGGCCGGACTGGAGCGCGCCGACAAGGGCTCGGTCACCGTCGGCGGATCGGAGCTGACGGGCATGTCGGAAGACCAGCTCGCCCGCTTTCGCGGCGGCTCGGTCGGCATCGTCTTCCAGTCCTTCCATCTCATCCCCAACATGACGGCACTGGAAAATGTCGCCGTGCCGCTGGAGCTGGCCGGCGTGCCGCGCGCCTTCGAGGCCGCGCGCGAGGAACTGGCCGCCGTCGGCCTTGCCGAGCGCACCTCCCACTACCCCTCGCAGATGTCCGGCGGCGAGCAACAGCGCGTTGCCATAGCCCGCGCCCTCGTCACCCGCCCGCCGCTGCTTCTGGCCGACGAGCCGACCGGCAATCTCGACGAGACCACCGGCGCCCAGATCGTCGACCTGATGTTTTCCGCCACCCGCGATCGCGGCATGACGCTGGTCATGGTCACCCATGATGCGGCGCTCGCCCGCCGCTGCGACGAAACGATCCGCGTGCGCTCCGGCCGGATCGAGACGCTGGAACCCGTCTTCGCCGGGGAGGCGTGA
- a CDS encoding arylesterase, with protein MIRFVTVFIALAGIFAALPARAEPLRILALGDSLTAGYQLPAEAAFPVQLEAALKARGHDVIVINAGVSGDTTAAGLARLDWSLGEGADAVIVELGANDALRGLPTASARANLDKIVASLSERGIPVLLAGIAAPRNMGEEYVAEFERMYAEIAAEHDAILYPNFLEGIPISPETVLPDGIHPTQKGVAIIVERILPQVEKLIERAGAARG; from the coding sequence ATGATACGTTTCGTTACAGTTTTTATCGCCCTCGCCGGCATTTTTGCGGCACTGCCCGCAAGGGCCGAGCCGCTGCGCATCCTGGCGCTGGGAGACAGCCTGACCGCAGGCTATCAGCTGCCTGCCGAGGCGGCGTTCCCGGTACAGCTGGAGGCGGCGCTGAAGGCGCGCGGTCATGACGTGATCGTGATCAATGCCGGCGTTTCCGGCGACACCACGGCGGCCGGCCTTGCCCGGCTCGACTGGTCGCTGGGCGAGGGAGCGGACGCGGTGATCGTCGAACTCGGCGCCAATGATGCGCTGCGCGGGCTGCCGACGGCCTCGGCCAGGGCGAACCTCGACAAGATCGTCGCAAGCCTGTCCGAGCGCGGCATTCCGGTGCTGCTTGCCGGTATCGCCGCGCCCCGCAACATGGGCGAGGAGTATGTCGCCGAGTTCGAGCGCATGTACGCGGAGATCGCGGCCGAGCATGACGCGATCCTTTATCCGAACTTCCTCGAAGGGATCCCGATCTCGCCCGAGACGGTGCTGCCCGACGGCATCCATCCGACGCAAAAGGGCGTGGCGATCATCGTCGAGCGCATCCTGCCCCAGGTCGAAAAGCTGATCGAGCGGGCCGGCGCGGCGCGCGGCTGA
- the thpR gene encoding RNA 2',3'-cyclic phosphodiesterase, with translation MPRLFTGLEIPAQTGLMLSLIRGGLRGVRWIDPENYHITLRFIGDIDDRMADEVADALDRIRRDPVEIRLTGLGAFANGKPHAVFARVEPTPELMELQAEQERILQRLRLPAERRKYVPHVTLARCRTCSNQDVARWLAEHGDFYSQSFTVRRFALFSSRASVGGGPYLVEEAYPLDRQGGGYGLPEGAAHFVDHSR, from the coding sequence ATGCCTCGACTGTTCACCGGGCTTGAGATTCCGGCCCAGACCGGCCTCATGCTCTCCCTGATACGCGGCGGCCTGCGCGGCGTCCGCTGGATCGATCCCGAGAATTATCACATCACCTTGCGCTTCATCGGCGACATCGACGACCGCATGGCCGACGAGGTGGCGGACGCGCTCGACCGCATCCGCCGCGATCCGGTGGAGATCCGGCTGACGGGGCTCGGCGCCTTCGCCAACGGCAAGCCGCATGCGGTCTTCGCAAGGGTGGAGCCGACGCCGGAGCTGATGGAGCTTCAGGCGGAGCAGGAGCGCATCCTGCAGCGGCTGCGGCTGCCGGCGGAGCGACGCAAATACGTGCCGCATGTGACGCTGGCGCGCTGCCGCACCTGCAGCAACCAGGACGTGGCGCGCTGGCTCGCCGAGCACGGCGATTTCTACTCCCAGAGCTTCACGGTCAGACGCTTTGCACTGTTCTCCTCCCGCGCCAGCGTCGGGGGCGGCCCCTACCTGGTCGAGGAGGCCTATCCGCTCGACCGGCAGGGCGGCGGCTACGGCCTTCCGGAAGGGGCGGCGCATTTCGTCGACCACTCCCGCTGA
- the secA gene encoding preprotein translocase subunit SecA, with protein MVGLGALAKKLFGSANDRLVKQLRNRVTAINALEDELRALSDDDLRARTEMFRRQLAEGTKLDSLLEPAFATVREAARRVLGQRHYDVQLIGGMVLNAGQISEMRTGEGKTLVATLPVYLNALTGKGVHVVTVNDYLASRDAEWMGRVYRFLGLSVGVIIHGLTDEERKAAYAADVTYGTNNEFGFDYLRDNMKYERGSMVQRGHNFAIVDEVDSILIDEARTPLIISGPLEDRSEFYNTVDALIPHLTSDDYELDEKQRSATFTESGNEKLEGLLRELDLLKGDSLYDVENVSVVHHLQQALKAHKLFQRDKDYIVRNREVVIIDEFTGRMMPGRRYSEGLHQALEAKEKVQIQPENQTLASITFQNYFRLYTKLAGMTGTAQTEAEEFANIYGLEVVDIPTNVGVKRIDDDDEVYRTVDEKYNAIIELIEDCRKRAQPVLVGTTSIEKSELLAARLKAAGYKQADVSSPAAFEPLFAGTGNAERIFTVLNARYHEQEASIIAQAGLPGAVTIATNMAGRGTDIQLGGNADMRIEDELADMPAGPEREAREAAIRAQVEERKQQALAAGGLYVIGTERHESRRIDNQLRGRSGRQGDPGHSKFFLSLQDDLMRIFGSDRMDGMMQKLGLKEGEAIVHPWINRALAKAQQKVEARNFDIRKNLLKFDDVMNDQRKVVFDQRIELMDGEAVAEAVIDMRHDVIEDLVAKHIPEKAYAEQWDTEGLQAEVRRLLNLDLPVADWAKEEGIAEEEVTERLKKAADEAMARKVGQYSPDIMRQVEKAVLLQTLDHLWREHLANLDHLRSVVGFRGYAQRDPLQEYKTEAFTLFESMLVNLRQATTAQLMRVELVQEQPPSLPGDGDLPPMHAEHRDPLTGENEFDEAYQATAPGTPRDPQNPSTWGKVGRNEVCPCGSGKKYKHCHGALA; from the coding sequence ATGGTCGGCCTCGGCGCACTCGCCAAGAAGCTCTTCGGTTCCGCAAACGACCGCCTGGTCAAGCAGCTGCGGAACCGCGTCACGGCAATCAATGCGCTGGAGGACGAACTCCGGGCCCTCAGCGACGACGACCTGCGTGCGCGCACGGAAATGTTCCGCCGCCAACTCGCCGAAGGGACCAAGCTCGACAGCCTGCTGGAGCCGGCCTTCGCCACGGTCCGCGAGGCGGCCCGCCGCGTTCTCGGCCAGCGCCACTACGATGTGCAGCTGATCGGCGGCATGGTCCTCAATGCCGGCCAGATCTCCGAAATGCGCACCGGCGAGGGCAAGACCCTGGTCGCGACCCTGCCGGTCTATCTCAACGCGCTGACCGGCAAGGGCGTGCACGTCGTCACCGTCAACGACTATCTGGCCAGCCGCGACGCGGAATGGATGGGCCGCGTCTACCGCTTCCTCGGCCTGTCCGTCGGCGTCATCATCCACGGTCTGACCGACGAGGAGCGCAAGGCCGCCTACGCCGCCGACGTGACCTACGGCACCAACAACGAATTCGGCTTCGACTACCTGCGCGACAACATGAAGTACGAGCGCGGGTCGATGGTCCAGCGCGGCCACAACTTCGCGATCGTCGACGAGGTGGACTCGATCCTGATCGACGAGGCGCGCACGCCGCTCATCATTTCCGGTCCGCTGGAGGATCGCAGCGAGTTCTACAACACGGTCGACGCGCTGATCCCGCACCTGACTTCGGATGATTACGAGCTCGACGAGAAGCAGCGCTCGGCGACCTTCACCGAGTCCGGCAACGAGAAGCTGGAAGGCCTCCTGCGCGAGCTGGATCTCCTGAAGGGCGACAGCCTCTACGACGTGGAAAACGTCTCGGTGGTCCACCACCTGCAGCAGGCGCTGAAGGCGCACAAGCTGTTCCAGCGCGACAAGGACTACATCGTCCGCAACCGCGAAGTCGTCATCATCGACGAGTTCACGGGCCGCATGATGCCGGGCCGCCGCTATTCGGAAGGCCTGCACCAGGCGCTCGAGGCCAAGGAGAAGGTGCAGATCCAGCCCGAGAACCAGACGCTGGCCTCGATCACCTTCCAGAACTACTTCCGCCTCTACACCAAGCTTGCCGGCATGACCGGCACCGCCCAGACCGAGGCCGAGGAGTTCGCCAACATCTACGGCCTCGAGGTCGTCGATATCCCGACCAATGTCGGCGTGAAGCGCATCGACGACGACGACGAGGTCTACCGGACCGTCGACGAGAAATACAACGCGATCATCGAGCTGATCGAGGACTGCCGCAAGCGCGCCCAGCCGGTGCTGGTCGGCACCACCTCCATCGAGAAGTCCGAGTTGCTCGCCGCCCGCCTCAAGGCCGCCGGCTACAAGCAGGCCGACGTCTCCTCGCCGGCCGCCTTCGAGCCGCTGTTCGCGGGCACCGGCAACGCCGAGCGCATCTTCACGGTGCTGAACGCCCGTTACCACGAGCAGGAAGCATCGATCATCGCCCAGGCCGGCCTGCCGGGCGCCGTCACCATCGCCACCAACATGGCCGGCCGCGGCACCGACATCCAGCTCGGCGGCAATGCCGACATGCGCATCGAGGACGAGCTCGCCGACATGCCGGCCGGCCCGGAGCGCGAAGCCCGCGAGGCGGCGATCCGCGCTCAGGTCGAGGAGCGCAAGCAGCAGGCGCTCGCCGCCGGCGGTCTCTACGTCATCGGCACGGAGCGCCATGAGAGCCGGCGCATCGACAACCAGCTGCGCGGCCGTTCCGGCCGCCAGGGCGACCCCGGCCATTCCAAGTTCTTCCTGTCGCTGCAGGACGACCTGATGCGCATCTTCGGGTCCGACCGCATGGACGGCATGATGCAGAAGCTCGGCCTCAAGGAGGGCGAGGCCATCGTCCATCCCTGGATCAACCGGGCACTGGCCAAGGCGCAGCAGAAGGTCGAGGCGCGCAACTTCGACATCCGCAAGAACCTGCTGAAGTTCGACGACGTCATGAACGACCAGCGCAAGGTCGTGTTCGACCAGCGCATCGAGCTGATGGACGGCGAGGCGGTTGCCGAGGCGGTGATCGACATGCGCCACGACGTGATCGAGGATCTCGTCGCCAAGCACATTCCGGAAAAGGCCTATGCCGAGCAGTGGGACACCGAGGGCCTGCAGGCCGAGGTGCGCCGCCTGCTCAACCTCGACCTGCCGGTCGCCGACTGGGCCAAGGAAGAGGGCATCGCCGAGGAGGAGGTGACCGAGCGCCTGAAGAAGGCCGCCGACGAGGCCATGGCGCGCAAGGTCGGCCAGTACTCGCCGGACATCATGCGCCAGGTCGAAAAGGCGGTGCTGCTGCAGACGCTCGACCACCTGTGGCGCGAGCACCTGGCCAATCTCGACCACCTGCGCTCGGTGGTCGGCTTCCGCGGCTACGCCCAGCGCGATCCGCTGCAGGAGTACAAGACCGAGGCCTTCACCCTGTTCGAGAGCATGCTGGTCAACCTGCGCCAGGCGACCACCGCGCAGCTGATGCGCGTGGAACTGGTGCAGGAGCAGCCGCCCAGCCTGCCGGGCGACGGCGACCTGCCGCCGATGCATGCCGAGCACCGCGATCCGCTGACCGGGGAGAACGAGTTCGACGAGGCCTACCAGGCCACCGCCCCCGGCACGCCGCGCGACCCGCAGAATCCCTCGACCTGGGGCAAGGTCGGCCGCAACGAGGTCTGCCCCTGCGGCTCGGGCAAGAAATACAAGCATTGCCACGGGGCCCTTGCCTGA
- a CDS encoding sugar kinase has translation MSELLCLGEPMIEFNQTAPGGPYVQGFGGDTSNAAIAAARQGARVGYVSATGRDVFGDLFDGLWQGEGVDTTGVLRMAQAPTGIYFVTHGPTGHMFSYRRAGSAASLMRPEDLPLELLRKARILHISAISQAISASACDTVFAAIEEVKAAGGLISYDTNLRLALWPLARARAVVEATAAMADILLPGLDDARKLTGLESPQEIADHYRAKGAARVALTLGDKGVLYAGPEGTETIAPHPVEAVDATGAGDAFDGAFLAEFLAGGDGLAAARHANAAAALAVCGFGAVAPLPHRADVLALLANEQKRGA, from the coding sequence GTGAGCGAGCTTCTTTGCCTCGGCGAGCCGATGATCGAGTTCAACCAGACGGCGCCGGGGGGGCCTTATGTACAAGGGTTCGGCGGCGACACGTCGAATGCGGCAATTGCCGCGGCCCGGCAGGGGGCGCGCGTCGGCTATGTCAGCGCGACGGGGCGCGACGTGTTCGGCGACCTGTTCGACGGGCTGTGGCAGGGCGAGGGCGTCGACACCACCGGCGTGCTGCGGATGGCGCAGGCACCGACGGGCATCTACTTCGTCACGCACGGGCCGACCGGGCACATGTTCTCCTATCGCCGGGCCGGTTCGGCGGCGAGCCTGATGCGCCCGGAGGACCTGCCGCTCGAGCTGCTGCGCAAGGCCAGGATCCTGCACATCTCGGCGATCAGCCAGGCGATCTCGGCAAGCGCCTGCGACACGGTGTTCGCGGCCATCGAGGAAGTGAAGGCGGCCGGCGGGCTGATCTCCTACGACACCAACCTGCGGCTGGCGCTTTGGCCGCTGGCGCGGGCACGGGCGGTGGTCGAGGCGACGGCGGCGATGGCCGACATCCTGCTGCCCGGTCTCGACGATGCGCGCAAGCTGACCGGGCTGGAGAGCCCGCAGGAGATCGCCGACCACTACCGGGCGAAGGGCGCGGCACGGGTGGCGCTGACGCTCGGCGACAAGGGCGTGCTCTATGCAGGGCCGGAAGGGACCGAGACGATCGCCCCGCACCCGGTCGAGGCGGTGGACGCGACCGGTGCGGGCGATGCCTTCGACGGGGCGTTCCTTGCCGAATTCCTGGCCGGCGGCGACGGGCTGGCGGCGGCACGCCACGCCAATGCGGCGGCGGCGCTCGCGGTGTGCGGGTTCGGCGCTGTTGCCCCCCTGCCACATCGCGCCGATGTCCTTGCCCTGCTTGCCAATGAGCAGAAGCGCGGCGCCTGA
- a CDS encoding alpha/beta fold hydrolase, whose protein sequence is MSELPPSILPVTASGPDSPEPVVLLHGFGSDARGFATLQGELSRSRRTLAFDLPGHGRALGWPKIGGAVVASRAVLGSLEALGLTRVHLVGHSMGGAAAALVALKAPERVASLTLLSPGGFGREINSTLLRRYAAASSPVELELLLEQFFGLGFDLPRLVVRQAVETRARPGVCETLIEIVETLLDGKDQKTLPIAEIAALGPPVRLIWGAQDRVLPASHARGLPGDIAVQVFDGVGHMPHLEIPQQVARAIRAQTGDSA, encoded by the coding sequence ATGTCCGAATTGCCGCCCTCGATCCTGCCCGTCACCGCCAGCGGCCCGGACAGTCCGGAGCCGGTGGTGCTGCTGCACGGGTTCGGCAGCGACGCGCGCGGTTTCGCAACGCTCCAGGGCGAGCTGTCGCGCAGCCGCCGCACGCTGGCCTTCGACCTGCCCGGCCACGGCCGCGCGCTCGGCTGGCCGAAGATCGGCGGCGCCGTCGTCGCCTCGCGCGCCGTGCTCGGCTCGCTGGAGGCGCTGGGGCTCACCCGTGTCCATCTGGTCGGCCATTCCATGGGCGGGGCGGCGGCCGCCCTTGTCGCGCTGAAGGCGCCGGAGCGGGTGGCAAGCCTGACGCTGCTCAGTCCCGGCGGCTTCGGACGCGAGATCAACTCGACCCTGCTGCGCCGCTATGCGGCGGCCAGTTCACCGGTCGAACTGGAGCTCCTGCTGGAGCAGTTCTTCGGCCTCGGCTTCGACCTGCCGCGCCTCGTCGTGCGGCAGGCGGTGGAAACGCGCGCCCGTCCCGGCGTCTGCGAGACCTTGATCGAGATCGTCGAGACCCTGCTCGACGGCAAGGATCAGAAGACCCTGCCGATTGCCGAGATCGCGGCGCTCGGCCCCCCGGTTCGGCTGATCTGGGGCGCCCAGGACCGCGTCCTGCCGGCCAGCCATGCCCGCGGGCTGCCCGGCGACATCGCCGTCCAGGTGTTCGACGGCGTCGGCCACATGCCGCATCTGGAGATCCCGCAGCAGGTCGCGCGCGCCATCCGCGCCCAGACCGGCGACAGCGCCTGA
- the ppa gene encoding inorganic diphosphatase produces the protein MRIDAVPIGKNPPEDINVIIEVSVGGEPIKYEMDKEAGAMYVDRFLYTPMRYPGNYGFVPHTLCGDGDPVDVIVANQRPIVPGAIMNCRPIGVLFMEDEAGQDEKIIAVPSNKLTRRYENIVHYEDLPDITIQQIKHFFEHYKDLEPGKWVKITGFGGPDEAKRIIEESIERAKAAKA, from the coding sequence ATGCGTATCGACGCCGTTCCGATCGGAAAGAACCCGCCCGAAGACATCAATGTCATCATCGAGGTCTCGGTGGGCGGCGAGCCGATCAAGTACGAAATGGACAAGGAAGCCGGCGCCATGTACGTCGACCGCTTCCTCTACACGCCGATGCGCTATCCGGGCAATTACGGCTTCGTGCCGCATACGCTGTGCGGCGACGGCGACCCGGTCGACGTGATCGTGGCCAACCAGCGCCCGATCGTGCCGGGCGCGATCATGAACTGCCGTCCGATCGGCGTGCTGTTCATGGAAGACGAGGCGGGGCAGGACGAGAAGATTATCGCGGTTCCGTCCAACAAGCTGACACGCCGCTACGAGAACATCGTCCATTACGAGGACCTGCCGGACATCACCATCCAGCAGATCAAGCACTTCTTCGAGCACTACAAGGACCTGGAGCCGGGCAAGTGGGTGAAGATCACCGGCTTCGGCGGTCCGGACGAGGCCAAGCGCATCATCGAGGAATCGATCGAGCGCGCCAAGGCCGCGAAGGCCTGA
- a CDS encoding adenylate/guanylate cyclase domain-containing protein, producing the protein MRTNSTLEAIEDWLIREALGQPDIGEMFSGFCERLVAAGIPVERAMLTWATLHPLVEAESVLWRTGLEAQLAQYRHDAEETDDWLRSPIRAVLEGRETRLRRNLAGANAAGDFPILATLKAEGFTDYLVLSTPFELPTSKDFGPSGMIVTWATRAEGGFSDEAAEGLDYLQIRLALACRATIQSRIARTLAETYLGARAGSRVLSGLIRHGDGERLDAVIFYSDLRGSTALADRLAPDVYMTHLNAYFDATARTVMAHGGEVLDFIGDAVLAVFPIEAGGFDAAATRALQAADAVLARLEQAQAATEHPLLCGIALSSGDVMFGNIGIPERLTFSVIGRTVNAAARIEAMTKTLGRPLLVTADIAARAPGAFTPLGSFRLAGFGEEVELHAPA; encoded by the coding sequence GTGAGAACCAATTCGACGCTTGAGGCAATCGAGGACTGGCTGATCCGCGAGGCGCTCGGCCAGCCGGACATCGGCGAGATGTTCTCCGGTTTCTGCGAACGTCTCGTCGCCGCCGGCATCCCGGTCGAGCGGGCCATGCTCACCTGGGCGACCCTGCATCCGCTCGTCGAGGCCGAATCGGTTCTGTGGCGGACCGGCCTGGAAGCGCAGCTCGCGCAATATCGCCACGACGCGGAAGAAACCGACGACTGGCTGCGCAGTCCCATCCGCGCGGTTCTGGAAGGGCGCGAAACGCGCCTGCGCCGCAATCTGGCCGGCGCCAACGCCGCCGGCGACTTCCCCATCCTGGCGACGCTGAAGGCGGAGGGCTTCACCGACTATCTGGTGCTGTCCACCCCGTTCGAGCTGCCGACCTCGAAGGACTTCGGTCCCTCCGGCATGATCGTCACCTGGGCAACGCGCGCGGAAGGCGGCTTTTCCGACGAGGCGGCGGAGGGGCTCGACTACCTGCAGATCCGTCTGGCGCTGGCCTGCCGGGCAACCATCCAGTCGCGGATCGCCCGCACCCTGGCCGAGACCTATCTCGGCGCGCGCGCCGGATCCCGGGTTCTGTCCGGGCTGATCCGCCACGGCGACGGCGAACGCCTCGACGCGGTGATCTTCTATTCCGACCTGCGCGGCTCCACCGCCCTTGCCGACCGGCTGGCGCCGGACGTCTACATGACGCATCTCAACGCCTATTTTGACGCAACGGCCCGCACGGTGATGGCGCATGGCGGCGAGGTGCTGGACTTCATCGGCGACGCGGTGCTCGCGGTCTTTCCCATCGAGGCGGGCGGGTTCGACGCCGCCGCGACCCGTGCTCTCCAGGCTGCCGATGCGGTCCTGGCGCGGCTGGAGCAGGCGCAGGCCGCCACCGAACACCCGCTCCTGTGCGGCATCGCCCTTTCCTCCGGCGACGTGATGTTCGGCAATATCGGCATTCCCGAACGGCTGACCTTCTCGGTCATCGGCCGCACGGTGAACGCTGCCGCGCGCATCGAGGCGATGACGAAGACGCTCGGGCGGCCTCTTCTGGTCACCGCCGATATCGCCGCCCGCGCGCCCGGCGCCTTTACCCCGCTCGGCAGCTTTCGGCTTGCCGGCTTCGGCGAGGAAGTGGAGCTGCACGCCCCCGCATAA
- a CDS encoding L,D-transpeptidase: protein MRIFAGRVFAGLAGLVLAAVVAGGTAAKAQTERYYDPVSRSWQTYRITPEAAGKIVREKYKRTEVRYRTDKKPGSVIVDTSDRYLYYVLPGGKAVRYGIGVGREGFSWSGTEKVTRKAKWPGWTPPPEMIVRERKNGRKLPAFMPGGPKNPMGARALYLGATEYRIHGTNEDWSIGRAVSSGCIRMLNEDVEDLYERVSVGAQVTVM from the coding sequence ATGCGGATCTTTGCTGGACGGGTTTTCGCGGGACTGGCCGGGCTGGTTCTGGCGGCTGTAGTGGCGGGCGGCACCGCTGCCAAGGCGCAGACGGAGCGCTACTACGATCCGGTGAGCCGGAGCTGGCAGACCTACCGGATCACCCCGGAGGCCGCCGGCAAGATCGTGCGCGAGAAGTACAAGCGCACCGAGGTGCGCTATCGCACCGACAAGAAGCCGGGCTCGGTGATCGTCGATACGAGCGACCGCTATCTCTACTACGTGCTGCCGGGCGGCAAGGCCGTGCGGTACGGCATCGGCGTCGGGCGCGAGGGTTTTTCCTGGTCGGGCACCGAGAAGGTGACGCGCAAGGCCAAGTGGCCGGGCTGGACGCCGCCGCCGGAAATGATCGTTCGCGAGCGCAAGAACGGCCGCAAGCTGCCGGCCTTCATGCCCGGCGGCCCGAAGAACCCGATGGGTGCCCGCGCGCTCTATCTCGGGGCGACCGAGTACCGCATCCACGGCACCAATGAGGACTGGTCGATCGGCCGGGCCGTCTCGTCGGGCTGCATCCGCATGCTCAACGAGGATGTCGAGGATCTCTACGAGCGGGTGTCCGTTGGAGCGCAGGTCACGGTGATGTAA
- a CDS encoding aldo/keto reductase has protein sequence MQKRRLGRTDIHVSSLSLGTMTFGEQNTEAEGHAQLDFSLDRGINLFDAAELYPIPPKAETQGRTEEIIGTWLKARGNRDKVVIATKVVGRTENTWFRNDGSEGRLTRAQIEEAVDKSLKRLQTDYIDLYQIHWPDRNVSGFGSNPTIWKEPKACDDETSIEVTLEAMDRLAKVGKIRQLGLSNESPWGTMRFLELAERNGWPRVVSIQNAYNLVNRTFEGGLAEITHREQVGLLAYSALGQGYLTGKYRNGALPAGARKTLFDRLQRYEKPGAEPAINAYLDLAEELGVSPSQLAIAFVLSRGFTTSVILGATSLAQLEHDMGALDLEITEEIEGRINTLFQHHGSPCP, from the coding sequence ATGCAAAAGCGCCGTCTTGGACGCACGGACATTCATGTCTCCAGCCTGTCGCTCGGCACGATGACGTTCGGCGAGCAGAACACCGAAGCCGAGGGCCATGCCCAGCTCGACTTCTCGCTCGACCGGGGCATCAACCTCTTCGACGCCGCCGAGCTCTATCCGATCCCGCCCAAGGCCGAGACCCAGGGGCGCACCGAGGAAATCATCGGCACCTGGCTGAAGGCGCGCGGCAACCGCGACAAGGTGGTGATCGCCACCAAGGTGGTGGGCCGCACCGAGAACACCTGGTTCCGCAACGACGGCAGCGAGGGCCGGCTGACGCGCGCCCAGATCGAGGAAGCCGTCGACAAGAGCCTGAAGCGGCTGCAGACCGACTATATCGACCTCTACCAGATCCACTGGCCGGACCGGAACGTCTCCGGCTTCGGCTCCAACCCGACGATCTGGAAGGAGCCCAAGGCCTGCGACGACGAGACGTCGATCGAGGTGACGCTGGAGGCGATGGACCGGCTGGCGAAGGTCGGCAAGATCCGCCAGCTCGGCCTGTCGAACGAAAGCCCCTGGGGCACGATGCGCTTTCTCGAGCTGGCCGAGCGCAACGGCTGGCCGCGAGTCGTGTCGATCCAGAACGCCTACAATCTCGTCAACCGCACCTTCGAGGGCGGCCTTGCCGAGATCACGCACCGGGAACAGGTGGGCCTGCTTGCCTATTCGGCGCTGGGCCAGGGCTACCTGACCGGCAAGTACCGCAATGGCGCGCTGCCGGCCGGTGCCCGCAAGACCCTGTTCGACCGGCTGCAGCGCTACGAGAAGCCGGGCGCGGAGCCAGCGATCAACGCCTATCTCGACCTTGCCGAGGAACTCGGCGTGTCGCCCTCGCAGCTGGCCATCGCCTTCGTGCTGTCGCGCGGCTTCACCACCTCGGTGATCCTCGGCGCGACCTCGCTGGCGCAGCTGGAGCACGATATGGGCGCGCTCGATCTGGAAATCACCGAGGAGATCGAGGGGCGGATCAACACGCTCTTCCAGCACCACGGCAGCCCCTGCCCGTAA